A DNA window from Pseudodesulfovibrio thermohalotolerans contains the following coding sequences:
- the phnH gene encoding phosphonate C-P lyase system protein PhnH, with amino-acid sequence MKIEPICKPQSAVWEPAVQQKAFRQLMNAFAFPGSLETLLPEVQERENNLLRLILATLTDGAVTVADPHHLIDDQDWAKLETNKEAPEKARFIVARGDTAPIFSPALGSLECPEMGATVILNVAYIGRGEALVMRGPGIQSEKVIACSGLTPAWLNKRSEWNGAFPLGVDMILFDTARVIAIPRTTRIKIKEGQSWDM; translated from the coding sequence ATGAAGATCGAACCAATCTGCAAACCACAATCAGCCGTATGGGAACCAGCCGTCCAACAGAAGGCTTTTCGCCAACTGATGAATGCCTTCGCCTTCCCGGGGTCACTTGAAACACTGCTTCCTGAGGTTCAGGAACGCGAAAACAACCTGTTGCGCCTAATTCTGGCGACTCTGACCGATGGTGCGGTCACCGTCGCTGATCCGCATCATTTGATAGACGACCAGGACTGGGCGAAACTTGAAACAAACAAGGAAGCACCAGAAAAGGCGAGATTCATTGTCGCTCGCGGCGATACCGCCCCGATATTTTCTCCGGCTCTTGGTTCCCTGGAATGCCCCGAGATGGGGGCAACAGTCATCCTGAACGTTGCCTACATCGGTCGGGGCGAAGCCTTGGTCATGCGAGGCCCCGGGATTCAATCTGAAAAAGTAATTGCCTGCTCGGGACTCACCCCGGCCTGGCTGAACAAAAGAAGTGAGTGGAACGGAGCATTTCCGCTGGGCGTGGACATGATTCTCTTTGATACGGCTCGGGTCATCGCCATTCCCCGCACCACGCGGATCAAGATAAAGGAAGGACAGTCATGGGATATGTAG
- a CDS encoding carbon-phosphorus lyase complex subunit PhnI: MGYVAIKGGGVAIKGSLEALEALRAAEGEQGVPLSLSAIENQLRLLTSRIVSEGGLYHPRLAALAIKQMQGDTLEAAFALRAYRSTKPRLMSTPVQETSRMRVIRRISSAFKDIPGGQMLGPTYDYALRLMRIDLTDESPEVFREIAAKFMADTPGDALPETYPKVVEALRKDGLLPEAPAHDIEPFDITREPLIFPIPRSAVLSSMARAETGSLLALAYSNMRGYGDVHPTIAELRVGYLPVYLPHPVTGEEIEAGEVLITECEVVAMYENSDNRSKPVFTLGYGACFGHNETKAISMAVLDRALQKGMKEGPANPSEDPEFVVLHIDGVDSMGFANHYKMPHYVTFQSDMDRLRTTQAKAEQKQGNEK, encoded by the coding sequence ATGGGATATGTAGCGATCAAAGGTGGCGGCGTCGCCATCAAGGGGTCACTGGAAGCGCTTGAAGCGCTGCGTGCCGCCGAGGGAGAGCAGGGCGTTCCGCTTTCTCTTTCAGCCATCGAGAATCAATTACGTCTGCTCACCTCACGAATCGTTTCCGAAGGTGGGCTGTACCACCCGCGCCTGGCCGCTCTGGCGATCAAACAGATGCAAGGGGACACGCTTGAAGCGGCCTTCGCCCTGCGTGCCTATCGTTCCACCAAGCCGCGCCTGATGTCGACGCCGGTACAGGAGACCAGTCGCATGCGTGTCATCCGCCGCATTTCCAGCGCTTTTAAGGACATACCAGGAGGGCAGATGCTGGGGCCGACCTATGATTACGCGCTGCGGCTCATGCGGATCGATCTGACGGATGAGTCTCCCGAGGTATTTCGGGAAATCGCCGCAAAGTTCATGGCCGACACTCCGGGCGATGCTTTGCCGGAAACCTACCCCAAGGTTGTGGAGGCGTTGCGAAAGGACGGCTTGCTGCCGGAAGCCCCTGCCCACGACATCGAGCCTTTCGACATCACGAGAGAACCCCTTATTTTCCCCATTCCGCGCTCGGCTGTGCTGTCGAGCATGGCGCGGGCGGAGACCGGCTCCCTGCTGGCTCTGGCCTATTCCAACATGCGCGGCTATGGCGATGTCCATCCGACCATCGCTGAACTGCGCGTCGGTTATCTCCCGGTTTACTTACCCCATCCGGTTACAGGGGAAGAGATTGAGGCCGGGGAAGTGCTGATCACGGAATGCGAAGTGGTCGCCATGTATGAAAACAGCGACAACAGGAGCAAGCCGGTGTTCACGCTCGGCTACGGAGCCTGCTTTGGTCACAACGAAACCAAGGCCATATCCATGGCGGTACTGGATCGCGCCCTACAAAAAGGGATGAAGGAAGGTCCGGCGAATCCGTCCGAAGATCCGGAGTTTGTAGTCCTGCATATCGATGGCGTTGATTCCATGGGTTTCGCCAATCATTACAAGATGCCGCACTATGTGACGTTCCAGTCGGACATGGACCGGTTGCGCACGACACAAGCGAAGGCAGAGCAAAAACAAGGAAACGAAAAATGA
- a CDS encoding alpha-D-ribose 1-methylphosphonate 5-phosphate C-P-lyase PhnJ, with amino-acid sequence MNPYYELPQDEAGYSFGFLDEYAKREVRRNILKAICIPGYQTPYASREMPMGRGFGTGGLQLTLSLVGRSDTLKVIDQGSDDSVNAVNLRHFIELTCPGVDTTERTQEATLIQSRHRIPERRLTSAQILVLQVPYPDPLVVVEPSEARRKIMHGEGDYSRLLTKLYEDIVHFDEITISHRYPTRINGHYVLDPSPIPRFDVPKLHQSPALILFGAGREKKIYAVPPYTNAEPLVFEDVPFRTEDFSDAQGRRRSCHRCCATDSFLDEFTSNDGVRIYQCSDSDYCNQRLSTQHSAANEASR; translated from the coding sequence ATGAACCCATATTATGAATTGCCGCAGGACGAAGCGGGATACAGCTTCGGTTTCCTGGATGAATACGCAAAGCGGGAAGTGAGACGCAACATCCTCAAGGCCATCTGCATTCCCGGATACCAGACCCCCTACGCTTCCCGTGAAATGCCGATGGGACGTGGTTTCGGCACGGGGGGGCTGCAACTGACCCTGAGTCTTGTCGGCCGGAGCGACACACTCAAAGTCATCGATCAGGGATCGGATGATTCGGTGAACGCGGTCAATTTGCGCCATTTTATCGAATTGACCTGCCCAGGCGTAGACACCACGGAACGCACCCAGGAGGCGACGCTTATCCAATCACGCCATCGCATCCCCGAGAGGCGACTGACGAGTGCGCAAATCTTAGTGTTGCAGGTGCCGTATCCAGATCCATTGGTCGTTGTCGAGCCTTCAGAAGCACGGCGTAAGATCATGCACGGCGAGGGAGATTATTCCCGGTTGCTGACCAAACTGTATGAAGACATAGTCCACTTCGACGAAATCACCATCTCGCACCGCTACCCCACGCGCATCAACGGCCATTACGTGCTTGATCCCAGCCCTATTCCCCGGTTCGATGTACCGAAGCTTCACCAGTCGCCCGCACTGATTCTGTTCGGGGCCGGTCGTGAAAAAAAGATATACGCAGTGCCACCCTATACCAACGCGGAACCCCTGGTCTTTGAGGACGTGCCATTCAGGACAGAGGACTTTTCCGACGCACAGGGGCGGCGGCGATCCTGTCACCGTTGCTGCGCGACGGATTCTTTTCTGGATGAATTCACCAGCAATGACGGCGTGCGGATCTATCAATGCTCAGATTCGGATTACTGCAATCAGCGGTTGTCCACGCAACACAGTGCCGCAAATGAGGCTTCGCGATGA
- the phnL gene encoding phosphonate C-P lyase system protein PhnL, whose protein sequence is MNKRILTVEKLSKQFFLHEQKAFIPSCKDVNLTVYYKEMTALVGPTGCGKSSVLKCIYRTYLPRGGRILYHDETGHTTDLVQASDHRILELRKRDIGFVTQFLHCLPRKATLDVVGEPLVVRGEKKEAARDAAADILRLLNVPERLWHVPPATFSGGEKQRVNLARGLISRPRLLLLDEPTASLDPATTDRVIDLLSSIKAKGVGMLAVFHHPELVRRLADRVVELTPQGAEFHVIEEKL, encoded by the coding sequence GTGAATAAAAGGATTTTAACTGTTGAAAAATTAAGCAAACAGTTTTTCCTGCACGAACAGAAAGCGTTCATTCCTTCTTGCAAGGACGTCAATTTGACAGTTTACTACAAAGAGATGACGGCCCTGGTCGGGCCGACCGGCTGCGGCAAATCATCTGTGCTGAAATGCATCTATCGCACCTATCTTCCGCGCGGCGGCCGCATACTTTATCACGACGAGACGGGCCATACCACCGATCTGGTGCAGGCGTCGGATCATCGGATACTGGAATTGAGGAAGCGGGATATCGGGTTTGTGACCCAGTTCCTTCACTGTCTGCCGCGAAAGGCCACCCTGGACGTGGTCGGGGAGCCACTGGTCGTTCGAGGCGAGAAAAAAGAAGCGGCCCGTGACGCCGCCGCCGATATTCTGCGTCTTCTCAATGTCCCGGAACGTCTCTGGCATGTGCCGCCCGCCACGTTTTCCGGAGGAGAAAAGCAACGAGTAAACCTGGCGCGCGGGCTCATTTCAAGACCCCGTCTGCTCCTGCTCGATGAACCCACCGCAAGTCTTGATCCGGCAACCACCGACCGAGTCATCGATCTCCTTTCCTCCATCAAGGCCAAGGGCGTCGGCATGCTGGCTGTGTTCCACCACCCCGAACTGGTCCGCCGTCTCGCGGACCGGGTCGTTGAACTGACGCCTCAAGGGGCGGAATTCCATGTAATCGAGGAAAAATTATAA
- a CDS encoding ATP-binding cassette domain-containing protein yields the protein MKKILGVKNLGKIYGSGCPRCLESTGPEAGSNICSHCGSVVAAANISFDLHAGEILGIMGESGSGKSTIVKMLFFDEEPSLGEAVFFDDERQWDLFSVNAAEQRWLRNHRFGIVYQNPHLGLNFNFSAGGNIAERLLMSDLANYGQIRERARDLLTRTEVMPERMDESPKKFSGGMQQRVQIAKALSTSPPVLFLDEVTTGLDLSVQARILDLILEIQQELGTAMIAVTHDLGVIRLLATRTIVMKNGRIIEAGLTDQILEDPQHAYTQQLVASAL from the coding sequence ATGAAAAAAATTCTTGGAGTAAAAAACCTCGGCAAGATTTACGGCTCCGGATGCCCTCGCTGCCTTGAAAGCACTGGGCCGGAAGCGGGCAGCAACATCTGCTCCCACTGTGGCTCCGTGGTGGCCGCAGCCAATATCAGCTTTGATCTGCATGCCGGAGAAATTCTCGGCATCATGGGCGAATCGGGTAGCGGCAAATCAACCATCGTGAAAATGCTTTTTTTCGATGAAGAGCCATCGCTTGGCGAGGCCGTCTTTTTCGATGACGAACGCCAGTGGGATCTGTTTAGTGTCAACGCCGCCGAGCAGCGTTGGCTGCGCAACCATCGTTTCGGCATCGTCTATCAAAACCCCCATCTCGGACTCAATTTCAATTTTTCAGCGGGCGGCAACATCGCCGAGCGGCTTCTCATGAGCGATCTTGCGAATTACGGTCAAATTCGCGAGCGGGCGCGCGACCTATTGACCCGCACCGAGGTCATGCCCGAACGAATGGATGAGTCGCCGAAAAAGTTTTCAGGCGGCATGCAGCAGCGTGTCCAGATCGCCAAGGCGTTGTCCACAAGCCCCCCTGTTCTCTTTCTGGATGAAGTGACCACCGGCCTCGACCTGTCGGTCCAGGCCAGGATTCTCGACCTCATTCTCGAAATTCAACAGGAACTCGGCACGGCAATGATCGCGGTGACTCATGATCTCGGCGTCATACGCTTGCTGGCGACTCGTACCATTGTCATGAAGAACGGACGAATCATCGAAGCGGGGCTGACGGATCAGATACTGGAAGACCCCCAGCACGCCTATACCCAGCAGCTTGTTGCGTCCGCATTATAA